In one Thioclava sp. ES.031 genomic region, the following are encoded:
- a CDS encoding hydrogen peroxide-inducible genes activator — translation MDKPRLPTLRQLEYFRALADAGNFRKAAERVGVSQPSLSQQIVNLEDTLGAALVERGRSGAVLTAAGREVRARIDGILDEVAALAGIAEHTRAGLAGTYRLGASATFGPYLLPSVVRRLHADHPELRLFIRDGQPSALLDDLRAGQLDLVLTQLPVLSSDFTVTRLFREPLQLAVAGDHRLAERTNVEDADLAGETLLVLSNGFSLHAQLVELAREMKTTLRQDYEGSSLDALRQMVAMNMGITLLPALYAHSEVEQAGRDIALVPFRRGRVMRSIGLVTRRSARIPPVFAEVIREVVRTDFAKVLHPES, via the coding sequence ATGGATAAGCCGCGCCTGCCGACCCTGCGCCAACTCGAATATTTCCGCGCCCTCGCGGATGCCGGAAACTTTCGCAAAGCGGCCGAGCGTGTCGGCGTCAGCCAGCCCTCGCTGAGCCAGCAGATCGTCAATCTCGAAGACACGCTCGGCGCGGCCCTCGTCGAACGCGGACGCAGCGGCGCGGTGCTGACCGCTGCCGGGCGCGAGGTGCGCGCGCGTATCGATGGTATTCTCGACGAGGTCGCAGCCCTTGCGGGGATTGCCGAACATACGCGGGCCGGGCTTGCCGGGACCTATCGGCTCGGGGCGTCCGCGACATTCGGGCCCTATCTCCTGCCGAGCGTGGTGCGACGGCTTCATGCCGACCACCCCGAGCTGCGGCTGTTCATCCGCGACGGGCAGCCGAGCGCCCTGCTCGACGATCTGCGCGCGGGCCAGCTCGATCTGGTTCTGACGCAGCTGCCGGTGCTCTCGTCGGATTTCACCGTCACCCGCCTGTTCCGCGAACCGCTCCAGCTTGCCGTCGCCGGGGATCATCGCCTTGCGGAGAGGACAAACGTCGAGGATGCCGATCTCGCGGGCGAGACGCTGCTCGTTCTGTCGAACGGGTTCTCGCTGCATGCCCAGCTTGTCGAGCTGGCGCGCGAGATGAAAACCACCCTGCGGCAGGATTACGAGGGCAGCAGCCTCGATGCGCTGCGCCAGATGGTTGCGATGAATATGGGCATCACGCTCCTGCCCGCGCTCTATGCCCATTCGGAGGTCGAGCAGGCCGGACGGGATATCGCCCTCGTGCCGTTCCGGCGCGGGCGGGTGATGCGCTCGATCGGGCTGGTGACCCGGCGCAGCGCGCGCATTCCGCCGGTCTTCGCCGAGGTGATCCGCGAGGTCGTGCGCACAGACTTCGCCAAGGTGCTTCATCCCGAGAGCTGA
- a CDS encoding SDR family oxidoreductase, with the protein MTKTALITGATAGFGDAIARRFAHEGWKVIVTGRRQERLDALVEALGGPEVAHPLCFDIRDEAATRAALDSLPEGFAQIDALINNAGLARGTAPAQDCDLDDWRAMIDTNITGLAVMTRLTLDRLIARRGLIVNLASIAANWPYPGGNVYGGTKAFVQQFSLGLRSDLSGTGVRVTSIEPGLSESEFTLVRTGGDKAAYDKLYAGADPLQPEDIAESIYWVAALPAHVNINSIEIMPVSQSWAPFQIHRD; encoded by the coding sequence ATGACCAAAACCGCCCTCATCACCGGAGCCACCGCAGGGTTCGGCGACGCCATCGCCCGCCGTTTCGCCCATGAGGGCTGGAAGGTCATCGTGACCGGGCGCCGTCAGGAACGGCTCGACGCGCTGGTCGAGGCACTCGGCGGACCGGAAGTCGCGCATCCCCTGTGCTTCGACATTCGCGACGAAGCGGCGACGCGTGCAGCGCTCGACAGCCTGCCCGAAGGCTTCGCGCAGATCGATGCACTGATCAACAATGCGGGCCTCGCGCGCGGCACCGCGCCTGCGCAGGACTGCGATCTGGATGACTGGCGCGCGATGATCGACACCAATATCACCGGGCTCGCGGTGATGACGCGGCTCACGCTGGATCGGCTGATCGCGCGCCGGGGGCTGATCGTGAACCTCGCCTCGATCGCGGCGAACTGGCCCTATCCGGGCGGCAATGTCTATGGCGGCACGAAAGCCTTCGTGCAGCAGTTCTCGCTCGGGCTGCGCTCGGACCTGTCGGGCACCGGCGTGCGCGTGACCTCGATCGAGCCGGGCCTGTCGGAGAGCGAATTCACGCTGGTGCGCACCGGTGGCGACAAGGCGGCCTATGACAAGCTCTATGCCGGGGCCGATCCGCTGCAGCCCGAGGATATCGCCGAGAGCATCTACTGGGTCGCCGCCCTGCCCGCGCATGTGAACATCAACTCGATCGAGATCATGCCGGTCAGCCAGAGCTGGGCGCCGTTCCAGATCCACCGCGACTGA
- a CDS encoding CPBP family intramembrane glutamic endopeptidase: protein MSAAREHPTPTSTARALLAFLALTFAITWGVIGSYIFWPDAMAARFGQISGAHPLFFLATWAPAIAAFTVVVASAGLGGLRRFLSRLLIWRCPAPWWGFILLVIPLLFMAGSLIKGGPLLTPMPPEGAGAMVSVMFMMLLLGPIEEFGWRGVAQPLLQRHVAPFWAGVLIGAIWGVWHLPAFYLAGVVFAQWSFLPFFIGNITLAVLVTPIFNAARGSLLLPMLFHWQLINPFWPDAQPWDTWILVGVAAVVVWWKRDMMFTREDAVTEVIPGEVRP from the coding sequence ATGTCTGCTGCACGCGAACACCCGACCCCGACATCCACGGCGCGCGCCCTGCTCGCCTTTCTCGCGCTGACCTTCGCGATCACCTGGGGCGTGATCGGCAGCTACATCTTCTGGCCTGACGCCATGGCCGCGCGGTTCGGCCAGATCAGCGGCGCGCATCCGCTCTTCTTTCTGGCCACCTGGGCCCCGGCCATCGCGGCTTTCACGGTGGTGGTGGCCTCCGCCGGACTAGGCGGCTTGCGCCGGTTCCTGTCGCGGCTTCTGATCTGGCGCTGCCCCGCGCCGTGGTGGGGCTTCATCCTGCTCGTGATCCCGCTCCTCTTCATGGCGGGCTCGTTGATCAAGGGCGGGCCCCTGCTTACGCCGATGCCGCCCGAGGGCGCGGGCGCAATGGTCAGCGTGATGTTCATGATGCTGCTTCTCGGCCCGATCGAAGAGTTCGGCTGGCGCGGCGTCGCGCAACCGCTGTTGCAGCGCCATGTCGCCCCGTTCTGGGCGGGCGTGCTGATCGGCGCGATCTGGGGCGTCTGGCACCTGCCCGCCTTCTACCTCGCCGGGGTGGTCTTCGCGCAGTGGAGCTTCCTGCCCTTCTTCATCGGCAACATCACCCTCGCGGTTCTGGTCACGCCGATCTTCAACGCGGCGCGCGGCAGCCTTCTGTTGCCGATGCTGTTCCACTGGCAGCTCATCAACCCGTTCTGGCCGGATGCGCAGCCTTGGGATACCTGGATTCTGGTGGGCGTCGCTGCTGTGGTCGTCTGGTGGAAGCGTGACATGATGTTCACGCGCGAAGACGCCGTGACCGAAGTGATCCCCGGTGAAGTGCGGCCATGA
- a CDS encoding DUF1992 domain-containing protein produces MTQSLNRLVERQIQKALAEGQLSGLSGEGKPLPDRSGEAFTDMATAVASRIMAEAGALPEEFKLKKLLEAAKESYREAEGEDAKRVAMALIADLEQRYNIAVEARRRFMAP; encoded by the coding sequence ATGACCCAATCCTTGAACCGCCTCGTCGAGCGGCAAATTCAGAAGGCCCTGGCGGAGGGACAGTTGAGCGGGCTTTCCGGCGAGGGCAAACCGCTCCCGGATCGCTCGGGCGAGGCGTTCACCGATATGGCGACGGCCGTGGCGTCGCGCATCATGGCCGAAGCCGGGGCGCTGCCCGAGGAGTTCAAGCTCAAGAAGCTGCTGGAGGCCGCCAAAGAGAGCTACCGGGAGGCCGAGGGCGAGGATGCCAAGCGCGTCGCGATGGCGCTGATCGCCGATCTGGAGCAGCGCTACAACATCGCGGTGGAGGCGCGGCGGCGGTTCATGGCCCCTTAG
- a CDS encoding TonB-dependent receptor has product MATTPRAARMRLFTTVTSLALIAAAGPAFAQQSGTDDGYTMLGRLIYGWGTPKVAIDTPQAVTVIDQQDLDEEQPRTMGDLFADVPGVQAAGASARMLGQAFNIRGIGNAEQTGSQNRIIITVDGAVKFFEQYRTGSFFGDPELYKRVEVLRGPASSTMYGSGAIGGVVNFTTKDATDFIPEGQTGAVRLKGAYDSNGDGKIGTVTYAQKLGEDADMLFSYSQGTSDDMEDGGGETIPATAGDRWSALLKSNYYFGENRDQRLTFSASRTDSDLKDAAVAQTGGSLASAFGTSDLHAIDDTLSLTYANEGVGNPWLDLEAQLSYSKTSTERDNFSLGMMCSAGRFSVLCPNTASYETTALKLENTVEMSRGAWENYLTFGTQLSHQNRFANSSVGEPAFHPGGTEDKLGLYVQGEFVWNDKLTITPGLRVDRAWLSPDAAAAAQGGTDRDGTAISPKIAALYQFNDTWGVFGSLARTERMPTLDELYQTDGIGAAGRTASLNLDKEKATTVELGVTYQTSGLLSEGDSLSAKASLFHNDLTDLIAADPSGSVGVPYFRNVDAAKIWGGEIEASYEADRWFGQLAYSKVKSKDEATGQTLTDTPAENIALTLGAKFPDQGVRAGWRVQGFSGIETASTSTSAPGYATHDLFVSWQPERLAGIEVNLTVENVFDREYRNNLSLDNAPGRNVKLSVAKAFTW; this is encoded by the coding sequence ATGGCTACGACGCCTCGCGCCGCGCGGATGCGGCTTTTCACGACAGTTACCAGCCTCGCGCTGATCGCCGCCGCAGGTCCGGCATTCGCACAGCAGAGCGGGACCGATGACGGCTACACGATGCTGGGCCGCCTGATCTATGGCTGGGGCACGCCGAAAGTGGCGATCGACACGCCGCAGGCGGTGACGGTGATCGATCAGCAGGACCTCGACGAGGAACAGCCCCGCACGATGGGCGATCTGTTTGCCGACGTGCCGGGCGTGCAGGCGGCAGGCGCCTCGGCGCGGATGCTGGGGCAGGCCTTCAACATCCGCGGCATCGGCAATGCCGAGCAGACCGGCAGCCAGAACCGCATCATCATCACCGTCGACGGTGCGGTGAAATTCTTCGAGCAATATCGCACCGGCTCCTTCTTCGGCGATCCGGAGCTCTACAAGCGCGTCGAAGTGCTGCGCGGTCCGGCCTCGTCCACGATGTATGGCTCGGGCGCGATCGGCGGCGTGGTCAATTTCACCACCAAGGACGCGACCGATTTTATCCCCGAGGGGCAGACCGGCGCGGTGCGGCTCAAGGGCGCTTATGACAGCAATGGCGACGGCAAGATCGGCACGGTGACCTATGCCCAGAAGCTGGGCGAGGATGCGGATATGTTGTTCAGCTATTCGCAGGGCACGTCCGACGACATGGAAGACGGCGGGGGCGAGACGATCCCGGCCACCGCGGGCGACCGTTGGTCGGCGCTGCTGAAGTCGAACTACTATTTCGGCGAGAACCGCGATCAGCGCCTGACCTTTTCGGCCTCGCGCACCGATAGCGACCTGAAGGATGCGGCCGTCGCGCAGACCGGCGGGTCGCTGGCCTCGGCTTTCGGCACCTCCGACCTGCATGCGATCGACGACACGCTCAGCCTGACCTACGCGAATGAGGGCGTGGGCAACCCGTGGCTCGATCTCGAAGCGCAGCTGAGCTACTCGAAAACCTCGACGGAGCGCGACAATTTCTCGCTCGGGATGATGTGTTCGGCGGGTCGTTTCTCGGTGCTCTGCCCGAATACGGCGAGCTACGAGACCACCGCGCTCAAGCTCGAGAACACCGTCGAGATGTCGCGCGGCGCGTGGGAGAATTACCTCACCTTCGGCACGCAGCTCTCGCATCAGAACCGCTTCGCGAATTCCTCGGTGGGCGAACCCGCCTTCCACCCCGGTGGCACCGAGGACAAGCTGGGCCTCTATGTGCAGGGCGAATTCGTCTGGAACGACAAGCTGACGATCACGCCGGGCCTGCGCGTGGACCGTGCATGGCTCTCGCCCGATGCGGCGGCGGCGGCGCAAGGCGGTACCGATCGGGACGGCACGGCGATCTCGCCCAAGATCGCGGCGCTTTATCAGTTCAACGACACCTGGGGCGTCTTCGGCTCGCTTGCGCGGACCGAGCGGATGCCGACGCTGGACGAGCTCTATCAGACCGACGGGATCGGGGCGGCTGGCCGCACCGCCAGCCTCAATCTCGACAAGGAGAAGGCCACCACGGTCGAGCTGGGGGTGACCTATCAGACCTCGGGCCTTCTGTCGGAGGGCGACAGCCTTTCCGCGAAAGCCTCGCTGTTCCACAACGATCTGACCGATCTGATCGCGGCCGACCCCTCCGGCTCGGTCGGCGTGCCCTATTTCCGCAATGTCGACGCGGCGAAAATCTGGGGTGGCGAGATCGAGGCGTCTTACGAGGCCGATCGCTGGTTCGGCCAGCTCGCCTATTCCAAAGTGAAGTCGAAGGACGAGGCGACGGGCCAGACCCTCACCGACACGCCCGCCGAGAATATCGCGCTGACGCTGGGGGCTAAATTCCCCGATCAGGGCGTGCGCGCGGGCTGGCGCGTGCAGGGCTTCAGCGGGATCGAGACGGCGTCCACCTCGACCTCTGCGCCGGGCTACGCCACGCATGACCTCTTCGTCAGCTGGCAACCCGAACGGCTCGCCGGGATCGAGGTGAACCTGACGGTCGAGAACGTCTTCGACCGCGAGTATCGCAACAACCTCTCGCTCGACAACGCGCCGGGCCGGAACGTGAAACTCTCTGTCGCCAAGGCCTTCACATGGTGA
- a CDS encoding DUF6544 family protein, with product MALWVLAIVAIGLFGLFSRRRLDLRADRAEMARLSGFQPTDPPRFSADMVADLPEPARRFFTFAIAEGTPLYTVARLEMQGQFGMGDKSAPGYMPMRATQVLAAPQGFVWAMSGGSGGMRLSGSDSARWTRFWIAGLAPVARFGGSADHKRSAFGRYVAEAVFWTPAAVLPGPNVTWEPVSANIARMTMRHDGLEQAVDLTVAADGRPEQVSFQRWSNANAQKRHRLQPFGGYLSEFREVEGFRLPTHVEAGNDFESEAYFPFYIADVTEIRFPR from the coding sequence ATGGCTCTTTGGGTTCTGGCCATCGTCGCCATCGGTCTTTTCGGCCTTTTCTCGAGGCGGCGTCTCGACCTGCGGGCAGACCGGGCCGAGATGGCCCGCCTGAGTGGGTTCCAACCCACCGATCCGCCGCGCTTCTCTGCCGATATGGTCGCCGATCTTCCCGAGCCCGCGCGCCGGTTTTTCACCTTCGCCATCGCGGAGGGAACGCCGCTCTACACCGTCGCCCGGCTGGAGATGCAGGGGCAGTTCGGCATGGGCGACAAATCCGCCCCCGGCTACATGCCGATGCGCGCCACGCAGGTGCTCGCCGCGCCGCAAGGCTTCGTCTGGGCGATGTCGGGCGGGTCCGGCGGGATGCGTCTCAGCGGCTCCGACAGCGCCAGATGGACCCGGTTCTGGATCGCGGGGCTCGCCCCCGTGGCCCGGTTCGGCGGCAGCGCGGATCACAAACGCTCCGCCTTCGGGCGCTACGTCGCGGAGGCGGTGTTCTGGACGCCCGCCGCGGTGCTGCCGGGCCCGAATGTGACGTGGGAGCCGGTTTCCGCAAACATCGCCCGGATGACGATGCGCCATGACGGGCTGGAGCAGGCGGTCGATCTCACCGTCGCCGCCGATGGCCGCCCCGAGCAGGTCAGCTTCCAGCGCTGGAGCAATGCGAACGCGCAAAAGCGCCACCGGCTTCAGCCCTTCGGCGGCTACCTCTCGGAGTTTCGCGAGGTCGAGGGCTTCCGGCTCCCGACCCATGTGGAGGCGGGGAACGACTTCGAGAGTGAGGCCTATTTCCCGTTCTACATCGCCGATGTCACCGAGATCCGCTTTCCCAGGTGA
- a CDS encoding hemin ABC transporter substrate-binding protein, translated as MKRLALIAALLTAGPALAEPARVISLGGAVTEIVAALGAQDRLVARDTTSQYPATITELPDVGYVRALSAEGVLALDPDLILAEATAGPPEAVETLKAAGVDFVALPGDPSVQGVREKIAVVGAALGRVEAAERLTASFDKEMNAVRKSAGAVDTPKRVLFVLSLQNGRVMAGGEGSSAEAIIELAGGVNAATGFAGYKPVTDEAILAADPDVILTMDREGEMAVTERDILAHPALGQTRAAQGGALVAMDGMLLLGFGPRTPQAAQALHAALYPEAEG; from the coding sequence ATGAAGCGCCTTGCCCTGATCGCAGCCCTTCTCACCGCCGGCCCCGCACTGGCCGAGCCCGCCCGCGTGATCTCGCTCGGCGGGGCCGTGACCGAGATCGTCGCGGCGCTTGGCGCGCAAGACCGGCTCGTCGCGCGCGACACCACCTCGCAATATCCCGCGACCATCACCGAGCTGCCCGATGTGGGCTATGTCCGCGCGCTCTCGGCGGAAGGCGTGCTGGCGCTCGACCCCGACCTGATCCTCGCCGAAGCCACGGCAGGTCCGCCCGAAGCGGTCGAGACACTGAAGGCGGCGGGCGTCGATTTCGTCGCGCTGCCGGGCGATCCGAGCGTGCAGGGCGTGCGCGAGAAGATCGCGGTCGTGGGCGCCGCGCTTGGGCGCGTGGAGGCAGCCGAACGGCTCACCGCCAGTTTCGACAAGGAGATGAACGCGGTGCGCAAATCGGCGGGCGCTGTCGACACGCCCAAGCGGGTGCTCTTCGTGCTGTCTTTGCAGAACGGCCGCGTGATGGCGGGGGGCGAAGGTTCCTCGGCGGAGGCGATCATCGAGCTTGCGGGCGGGGTGAATGCCGCGACAGGGTTCGCCGGATACAAGCCCGTCACCGACGAGGCGATCCTCGCCGCCGATCCGGATGTGATCCTGACGATGGATCGCGAGGGCGAGATGGCGGTGACCGAGCGCGACATCCTCGCCCATCCCGCGCTGGGGCAGACCCGCGCGGCCCAAGGCGGCGCGCTGGTCGCGATGGACGGGATGCTGCTTCTGGGCTTCGGGCCGCGCACGCCGCAGGCCGCGCAAGCTCTGCATGCGGCGCTTTATCCCGAGGCGGAGGGCTGA
- a CDS encoding sulfite exporter TauE/SafE family protein produces MFDATTLYVILAVAYAAVLRGMAGFGFAIAAVPILSLFIPPLEAVAMAVLLQVVVGLHDLVKLRGAVHRPSLLRLCAGSLIGTPLGIWALSALSPDAARMAIAVLVLGGLAMLLRYKPAAPQPHSGLALLAGVASGAFSGLAAMPGPPAVVYYLGAGTPPAQTRASLLLFFFVAAVIAVPGLWLAGAIDGEALWLTAISVPPMALGTWAGTAAFARLDHAQYRKIAIAVMAISAVLAGWRGLSVYL; encoded by the coding sequence ATGTTCGACGCCACGACCCTCTATGTGATCCTCGCCGTGGCCTATGCGGCGGTGCTGCGCGGCATGGCGGGGTTTGGCTTTGCGATTGCCGCCGTGCCGATCCTGTCGCTGTTCATCCCGCCTCTGGAGGCGGTCGCGATGGCGGTTCTCTTGCAGGTGGTCGTCGGCCTGCACGATCTGGTCAAGCTGCGAGGCGCGGTGCATCGGCCGTCGCTGCTGCGGCTCTGCGCGGGGTCGCTGATCGGCACGCCGCTCGGGATCTGGGCGCTCAGCGCGCTCAGCCCCGATGCCGCGCGGATGGCGATTGCGGTGCTGGTGCTGGGAGGGCTCGCGATGCTGTTGCGCTACAAGCCCGCCGCGCCGCAGCCGCATTCGGGGCTGGCGCTGTTGGCGGGTGTGGCTTCGGGCGCGTTCTCAGGTCTGGCCGCGATGCCCGGACCTCCGGCGGTGGTCTATTACCTCGGCGCAGGCACGCCGCCTGCGCAGACGCGGGCCTCATTGCTGCTGTTCTTCTTCGTTGCTGCGGTGATCGCGGTGCCGGGGCTGTGGCTCGCGGGTGCGATTGACGGGGAGGCGCTCTGGCTGACCGCGATTTCCGTGCCGCCGATGGCGCTGGGCACCTGGGCGGGCACGGCGGCGTTCGCGCGGCTCGATCATGCGCAATACCGCAAGATCGCGATCGCGGTGATGGCGATCTCGGCGGTGCTGGCAGGGTGGCGGGGCCTCTCGGTCTATCTGTGA
- a CDS encoding heme ABC transporter ATP-binding protein produces MLEISDLYVARGVSDVLQGLSLSAKPGAVTVILGPNGSGKSTLVQAASGALPYRGRIALQGHEIADTPAWRLAALRAVLEQSNSVAFPFTVAEVVGMGLHAGIEADHPEIVAAALAEVGLSDLADRPIQSLSGGQQARAHLARVRAQVWQPVSHAGPRWLLVDEPVASLDIAHQLEVMAILRRFADAGGGVVAVMHDLNLSAQLADEMVLMREGRIEAHGPPEAVMRGPVLSRTYGCELQVGAAASDGLWVLPQFARPA; encoded by the coding sequence ATGCTGGAGATTTCCGATCTGTATGTCGCGCGGGGCGTTAGCGACGTGTTGCAGGGCCTCTCGCTGAGCGCCAAACCCGGCGCGGTGACGGTGATCCTCGGCCCGAACGGATCGGGCAAATCGACGCTGGTGCAAGCGGCCTCCGGGGCGCTGCCCTATCGCGGGCGGATCGCCCTGCAAGGCCATGAGATCGCGGATACGCCCGCCTGGCGGCTGGCCGCGCTGCGCGCGGTGCTGGAGCAATCCAACAGCGTCGCCTTTCCCTTCACCGTGGCCGAGGTGGTGGGGATGGGGCTGCATGCCGGGATCGAGGCGGATCACCCCGAAATCGTGGCCGCCGCTTTGGCCGAAGTGGGGCTGAGCGATCTGGCCGACCGCCCGATCCAGTCGCTTTCGGGCGGGCAGCAGGCCCGCGCGCATCTGGCACGGGTGCGCGCGCAGGTCTGGCAACCGGTCAGCCACGCAGGCCCGCGCTGGCTTCTGGTCGACGAGCCGGTCGCGAGCCTCGATATCGCGCATCAGCTCGAGGTGATGGCGATCCTGCGCCGCTTCGCCGATGCGGGCGGTGGCGTGGTCGCGGTGATGCATGACCTCAACCTCTCGGCGCAGCTGGCCGACGAGATGGTGCTGATGCGCGAAGGCCGGATCGAGGCGCATGGGCCGCCCGAGGCGGTGATGCGCGGGCCGGTCCTCAGTCGCACCTATGGATGCGAGTTGCAGGTGGGCGCGGCGGCCTCGGACGGGCTTTGGGTTCTGCCGCAATTCGCGCGACCGGCCTGA
- a CDS encoding hemin-degrading factor produces MPADGTLPQQLSPEGIRALRAESPEMRARDFASQHGIAEAELVAAQIGTTATAIEAHPDAIMPRLTALGDVMALTRNESCVIERRGTYEDYHSGAHAQMVLGKEIDLRLFAQHWAHAFALEDGEKRSIQVFDRAGDAIHKVHLKPESDVAAFHALVAELRLPEQSDRLDLAPRAKVEAAKSLPEKAETLRAEWDKLTDTHQFLRLVSKLKMNRLGAYRIAGAPYATEMSPGAVEALLNRCATDQTPLMIFVGNAGCIEIHGGTIETVKPMGPWINVLDPRFNLHMRGDHIAEVWLVDKPTKNGPALSLEAFDKHGALIMQIFASRKDGGVEAFNATIRALPRLEGQA; encoded by the coding sequence ATGCCCGCAGACGGCACCCTGCCCCAACAGCTTTCCCCCGAAGGTATCCGCGCGCTCCGCGCCGAGAGCCCCGAGATGCGCGCGCGCGATTTCGCCTCGCAGCATGGCATCGCGGAGGCCGAACTGGTCGCGGCCCAGATCGGCACGACCGCCACCGCGATCGAAGCCCATCCCGATGCGATCATGCCGCGCCTGACCGCGCTTGGCGACGTGATGGCGCTGACCCGCAACGAGAGCTGCGTGATCGAACGGCGCGGCACTTACGAAGACTATCACTCGGGCGCGCATGCGCAGATGGTGCTCGGCAAGGAGATCGACCTGCGTCTCTTCGCGCAGCACTGGGCTCATGCTTTCGCGCTGGAGGATGGCGAGAAACGCTCGATCCAGGTCTTCGACCGGGCAGGCGATGCGATTCATAAAGTGCATCTGAAACCCGAGAGCGACGTGGCGGCCTTCCACGCGCTCGTCGCAGAGCTGCGCCTGCCCGAACAGTCGGATCGGCTCGACCTTGCGCCGCGCGCTAAGGTCGAGGCCGCGAAATCGCTGCCCGAGAAGGCCGAGACCCTGCGCGCCGAATGGGACAAGCTGACCGACACGCATCAATTCCTGCGGCTGGTCTCGAAGCTGAAGATGAACCGGCTCGGGGCCTATCGCATCGCGGGCGCGCCCTATGCGACCGAGATGTCCCCCGGCGCGGTCGAGGCGCTGCTCAATCGTTGCGCTACCGATCAGACGCCGCTGATGATCTTCGTCGGCAATGCGGGCTGCATCGAGATCCACGGCGGCACGATCGAGACGGTGAAGCCGATGGGCCCGTGGATCAACGTGCTCGACCCGCGCTTCAACCTGCATATGCGCGGCGATCACATCGCCGAGGTCTGGCTGGTCGACAAGCCGACGAAGAACGGCCCCGCGCTCAGTCTCGAGGCCTTCGACAAGCACGGCGCGCTGATCATGCAGATCTTCGCCTCGCGCAAGGATGGCGGCGTCGAGGCGTTCAACGCGACGATCCGCGCATTGCCGCGTCTGGAGGGTCAGGCATGA
- a CDS encoding iron ABC transporter permease has product MTSLALPGAMRSPCPPLRLGLIALLVIAAALSLGTGAAGVSLPQVLGQWLTGAEISTRDRVVLLDIRLPRLVMGLMVGAALAVAGAVMQGLFRNPLADPGIIGVGAGAGLGAVTMIVLSGFLPTAIAAFFGTWLVPVAAFGGAWTATLLLYRVASRGGQVSIATLLLAGIALAALAGALTGILTYLADDTQLRDLTFWGMGSLAGASDMKLLVGGLLIGPALVLTPRLARGLNALALGEATAAHMGHDIERLKHRAVIGVAALAGAAVAMAGGIGFVGIVVPHLLRIAGGPDHKTLLVDAALLGAALLVLADLIARLVVAPAELPIGIVTAILGAPVFLWILIRRQGLGGV; this is encoded by the coding sequence ATGACCTCCCTCGCCCTGCCCGGTGCCATGCGCAGCCCGTGCCCGCCGCTGCGGCTCGGGCTGATCGCGCTGCTGGTGATCGCGGCGGCCCTGTCGCTCGGGACCGGGGCGGCGGGGGTCTCGCTGCCGCAGGTTCTGGGCCAGTGGCTGACCGGCGCGGAGATCTCGACCCGCGACCGCGTCGTGCTGCTCGATATTAGGCTGCCGCGGCTGGTCATGGGGCTGATGGTCGGGGCGGCGCTCGCGGTGGCGGGCGCGGTGATGCAGGGGCTATTTCGTAACCCGCTCGCCGATCCCGGCATCATCGGCGTCGGCGCAGGCGCGGGTCTCGGCGCCGTCACGATGATCGTGCTGAGCGGGTTCCTCCCCACCGCCATCGCCGCCTTTTTCGGCACATGGCTGGTGCCGGTTGCGGCCTTTGGCGGGGCGTGGACGGCCACGCTGTTGCTCTATCGGGTTGCGAGCCGGGGCGGTCAGGTTTCCATCGCGACGCTGCTTCTGGCCGGGATCGCGCTGGCCGCGCTGGCGGGGGCGCTGACCGGCATCCTGACCTATCTCGCCGATGACACGCAGCTGCGCGATCTGACATTCTGGGGCATGGGGTCGCTGGCGGGCGCGAGCGACATGAAGCTGCTGGTCGGCGGGCTGCTGATCGGGCCTGCGCTGGTCCTGACCCCGCGGCTTGCGCGCGGGCTGAACGCGCTGGCACTGGGCGAGGCGACGGCGGCGCATATGGGCCACGATATCGAGCGGCTCAAGCATCGCGCGGTGATCGGCGTCGCGGCGCTGGCGGGGGCGGCGGTCGCGATGGCGGGCGGGATCGGCTTCGTGGGCATCGTGGTGCCGCATCTGCTGCGGATCGCGGGCGGGCCGGATCACAAGACGCTGCTGGTGGATGCGGCCCTCCTCGGCGCGGCGCTTCTGGTGCTGGCCGATCTGATCGCTCGGCTGGTGGTCGCGCCTGCGGAACTGCCCATCGGGATCGTCACCGCCATTCTGGGCGCGCCGGTCTTCCTGTGGATCCTGATCCGCCGTCAGGGATTGGGAGGGGTCTGA
- a CDS encoding DUF465 domain-containing protein has translation MSLSDRTHAAITARIAALRARHRDLDARVAQEQKRAWRDTGVLQRLKRRRLRLKDELGRYEGLLRTRARRRLPG, from the coding sequence ATGAGCCTTTCGGATCGGACCCATGCAGCCATCACGGCCCGTATCGCGGCCCTGCGGGCGCGGCATCGCGACCTAGATGCGCGCGTGGCGCAGGAGCAGAAACGGGCCTGGCGCGACACGGGTGTTCTGCAACGGCTCAAGCGCCGTCGCCTGCGTCTGAAGGACGAGCTGGGCCGCTACGAGGGGCTGCTGCGCACGCGCGCGCGCCGGCGTCTGCCCGGCTGA